A single region of the Garra rufa chromosome 20, GarRuf1.0, whole genome shotgun sequence genome encodes:
- the lgsn gene encoding lengsin, which yields MQESEESRDMEKIPDQVDGGNMSTGKKNTDPREKRLSSSDWDRKGTSIPLVPSNVPIPGPTNDPIIISIGPPHRCPSVSSESQYQGLSREDDYTNKHGWRRKNLQFQSTGEGGVPKQTMDELKSVLRESSILGAKGQDERRSYPPGQRVDCKPDHTPSKSFTTFKPLSEARRASRLREGSSGWESGGSSMTDGPPGRSSGMSSPTTETSHWEEAGTSHSDKESSQALSFASQSFISDVERIKQQIARENISFVRFEASDLHGLSRSKTVPARFFHEKAVYGIPMPRSYLELTLSPKVNEVDHPSAANFSSDVLLVADLSTFRILPWADETARFICDPCTITGVPLRTSPRLIAKQMLGQLQSMGFSLHSSFTYECCIFGAPERVGPKAVFFPATTLLSTYDLPFLQQLVRDMYYMGVDVESFSSANGPGQMEICFKPRFGIDAADSAFTFRTGIKEMARNSDYIATFFTDDNIHNSGLLSHSLWDASGRKSLFHSGNGELSEIGRKWLSGLLQHSAALSCLLAPGIGCRNQLSKEKKNSKNLLYATCGCNNNSCAFNVKVHGGRETHIDNKLGSAMANPYVVLAATIAAGLDGIRRNLNTEQVLSKAPGQQKQFPIPVKLDDALVALAEDSVICGALGEPFVQYFIAMKHVEIETEEQDADKNKGLEYFI from the exons ATGCAGGAATCAGAAGAATCCAGAGACATG GAAAAAATTCCAGACCAGGTGGATGGAGGAAATATGAGTACAGGAAAGAAGAATACAGATCCACGAGAGAAGCGTCTTTCCTCGTCTGACTGGGACAGAAAAGGGACATCTATACCCTTAGTGCCGTCAAACGTACCAATTCCAGGCCCCACAAACGACCCCATCATCATTTCCATCGGCCCTCCGCATCGTTGTCCCTCTGTTTCCAGTGAGTCCCAGTACCAGGGTCTCTCAAGAGAAGACGACTACACCAACAAGCATGGATGGAGAAGGAAGAACTTGCAATTCCAGTCAACTGGTGAGGGTGGCGTCCCCAAACAAACAATGGATGAACTTAAAAGTGTGTTGCGTGAGAGCTCCATACTTGGTGCAAAAGGCCAAGATGAAAGAAGGAGCTACCCTCCGGGTCAAAGAGTGGACTGCAAGCCAGACCATACTCCATCTAAGAGTTTTACCACTTTCAAGCCCCTTTCAGAAGCTAGGAGAGCATCCAGACTCAGAGAAGGAAGTTCTGGCTGGGAATCTGGCGGGTCTTCGATGACCGATGGACCTCCAGGGAGGTCCTCTGGTATGAGTTCACCCACTACTGAGACATCCCACTGGGAGGAAGCTGGCACTTCACACTCAG ACAAGGAGAGCTCACAGGCACTCTCTTTTGCATCTCAAAGCTTCATTTCTGATGTTGAGCGCATAAAGCAGCAAATTGCCAGGGAAAACATAAGCTTTGTTCGCTTTGAGGCCAGTGATCTTCATGGCTTGTCCCGATCCAAGACAGTTCCAGCTCGATTCTTTCAT GAAAAAGCGGTGTATGGCATCCCTATGCCGAGAAGCTACCTGGAGTTAACCCTAAGCCCCAAAGTCAACGAAGTTGATCATCCGAGCGCAGCCAACTTTAGCAGTGATGTCCTCCTGGTTGCAGATCTCTCCACGTTCCGAATCCTTCCCTGGGCGGACGAGACCGCTCGTTTTATTTGTGACCCCTGCACGATTACCGGAGTGCCACTGCGAACATCACCCCGCCTCATAGCCAAGCAGATGCTCGGCCAACTCCAGAGCATGGGATTCTCTCTCCATTCTTCCTTCACATATGAGTGCTGTATCTTCGGAGCCCCTGAACGAGTGGGACCTAAAGCTGTGTTCTTCCCTGCCACCACGCTGTTGAGCACCTACGACCTACCCTTCCTCCAGCAGCTTGTCAGGGATATGTACTACATGGGAGTTGACGTCGAAAGCTTCTCATCCGCAAACGGACCGGGACAGATGGAGATCTGCTTCAAACCGCGGTTCGGAATCGACGCCGCCGACAGCGCCTTCACCTTCCGCACAGGAATCAAAGAGATGGCCAGGAACTCTGACTACATCGCTACGTTTTTCACAGACGACAACATCCACAATTCCGGGTTGCTCTCCCATAGCCTTTGGGATGCCAGTGGGAGAAAAAGCCTTTTCCACTCAGGCAACGGGGAACTTTCGGAGATCGGCAGAAAGTGGCTTTCGGGTCTCCTCCAGCACTCAGCCGCTTTGAGCTGCCTCTTGGCCCCGGGGATTGGCTGTCGAAACCAGCTttccaaagaaaagaaaaactccAAGAACCTTCTTTACGCCACATGCGGCTGTAACAACAACAGCTGCGCCTTCAACGTAAAGGTTCATGGTGGACGGGAGACTCACATCGATAACAAGCTGGGTTCAGCAATGGCCAACCCTTATGTCGTGTTGGCGGCCACGATAGCAGCAGGACTGGATGGTATTAGACGTAATCTAAATACCGAACAGGTTCTAAGCAAAGCTCCTGGTCAGCAGAAACAGTTTCCGATCCCTGTTAAACTGGATGATGCTTTAGTGGCTCTGGCGGAGGACAGTGTGATTTGTGGTGCGCTGGGAGAGCCTTTCGTGCAGTATTTTATTGCCATGAAGCATGTCGAGATTGAGACCGAAGAGCAGGATGCAGACAAGAACAAGGGACTTGAGTATTTTATTTAA